Sequence from the Candidatus Hepatoplasma crinochetorum Av genome:
AAAAATATGTAGCAATAATTGAAAATGTATTCAAGAATGTGTTGCATTTAGTTTAAAATTTAAGGATAATTTAAATATTAAAGATTACAAATATGACGAAGAAAAGAGAAATTAAAACAAATAATAATAGGCACCAATATGGTTTATTATCAATGCTAGCAATGATTGTTGGTGTTGTTGTTGGATCTGGTGTTTATGTTGTAAATGATAGTTTATATGAATTAAGTGGAAGTGTTGGACTTATAATAATTACTTGAATTATTATAAGTGCAGTGGTTCTTTTTATGCTTGTTGCTTTTATTGAAGTAGCATCAATTACAGCTAGAACAAAAGAACCAGGAACAGTAAATAATTGATTCAGACATTTTTTTGGAAAAAAAGGTTCAAAATATATTGGAGTCTTTTTTCCAATTATTTATTTTCCAATTTTAATATCAGTTCTTGCTGTAATTGGATCAGAGCAATTATTTAATACAATTTGAATTGATGGTGATAATAGCAAACCTTATTTAATGTTTCTTTTTGTTACAATTTTTGCTTATCTTTTTGCTTCTCTTTTTTATGGAGTAAATGCATTTACGCAAAAACCTGGGAAAATATTTCAAAATACAGGAACAATTATTAAATTAATTCCTTTATTTTTATTAATATTTTTGGGAATATTAGTTGCTGCAAATGCTTTTAGTCCGGCTAACGAAGCATTTGATAATGGAGGTAATTTCAATTTCTTTGATCCAAATGCTGCATTTAATCAAGGATGAGAAAATGGAGCAGATGGTTGAGATAGTGGTGTTAGTAATTTAGAAATTATTTTACTAATGGCTCCTACAATTATGTTTTCATTTGATGGATTTTTATTTGCTGCATCATTACAAAATGAATCAAAAAAACCTTCTACATATAAAATTGCTGCAATTACAGGAATTGTTTTTATTGTATTTATATATATAGTTTTATCATTATTTGTATTTGCTTTCGGAACTTCAGGTGAAAATCATGATTTTAGTGTTGTAAATTGCGTATTTAATATTACAGGACAAAAATGATTATCAATTATTATTGGATTAATGATTGTAATTTCTGTTTATACAGGATTTTCAGCTTGTACAATTGCCCAAAATAGAATGATTGCTGATCTTTCTGTAAATAATCAAATTCGTGATAAAAATGGTGATTTAATTGCAAGAAATAAAGCTAAAGTTCCTCAAAGAGCAGCATTATGATCATGAGGTCTTACGATCTTTTGATTAACTATTTTAAGAATTTTAGATCTGGCAATTCTTATAAGTATTATAAGTGAGGATAGTAGTGTTATTACTTCTACTTTATTTATTTCAGGTTGATCGCTTAATTTTATAACTTTACTTTCATATAGTGTTTATACATTATTAATTATTGGAGCTTTCAAGAATCGCTTTGATAAAAAAGTTGAAGTAGAAAAAACAAAAGGATTTTATCCTGCTGCAATTATTTCAATATTTGCAATGTTTATAGTTTTAATTGTATTTACAATTAATTTATTTGATTATCGATCAATATTTGATCAAAATGACAATCTTGTTGTTTCCGGATTGCTTTCATATTTAATTCATATTTTAATGGTTATATTTATTATTTTTCTTGCTATTTTTATTCCTAATTATTTTGAAAAAGATGTAAAAAAAGTACAAAAAGAAGAATTAGAAAAAAAAGAAAAATTGATAAAACAGTATCTTAAAAATAAAACAGATCCTCGTTTTTCTTAATTATTTTTAAATAAATAGATATAAAAATAAATAATGGTAAATTTTAATTTAAATTTATAGTGCTAGATATTATATATTAGGAGTTTGAATGTATACAAAAAATAATCTAAATAAGAAAGAACAAGGACAATATGGACTTTTATCAATGCTTGCACTTATTGTAGGTGTTGTAATTGGATCTGGTGTTTATGTTGTAAATGATAGCTTATATAGAATTAGTAATAGTGCAGGTTTAATTATAATTACTTGGCTTTTAATTTCTCTAGTAATTCTTTTTATGCTTGTTGCATTTATTGAAATAAGTTCAATTACAGCAAAAACGAAAGAAGCGGGAACAATTAATA
This genomic interval carries:
- a CDS encoding amino acid permease; translation: MTKKREIKTNNNRHQYGLLSMLAMIVGVVVGSGVYVVNDSLYELSGSVGLIIITWIIISAVVLFMLVAFIEVASITARTKEPGTVNNWFRHFFGKKGSKYIGVFFPIIYFPILISVLAVIGSEQLFNTIWIDGDNSKPYLMFLFVTIFAYLFASLFYGVNAFTQKPGKIFQNTGTIIKLIPLFLLIFLGILVAANAFSPANEAFDNGGNFNFFDPNAAFNQGWENGADGWDSGVSNLEIILLMAPTIMFSFDGFLFAASLQNESKKPSTYKIAAITGIVFIVFIYIVLSLFVFAFGTSGENHDFSVVNCVFNITGQKWLSIIIGLMIVISVYTGFSACTIAQNRMIADLSVNNQIRDKNGDLIARNKAKVPQRAALWSWGLTIFWLTILRILDLAILISIISEDSSVITSTLFISGWSLNFITLLSYSVYTLLIIGAFKNRFDKKVEVEKTKGFYPAAIISIFAMFIVLIVFTINLFDYRSIFDQNDNLVVSGLLSYLIHILMVIFIIFLAIFIPNYFEKDVKKVQKEELEKKEKLIKQYLKNKTDPRFS